From Streptomyces griseorubiginosus, one genomic window encodes:
- a CDS encoding aldehyde dehydrogenase: protein MFTYDRLFIGGSWAEPSDPDPLDIPSPHDRSVIGRAVQARPDDVDRAVAAARRSFDEGVWRLTPPAERIEALRRFNALREEHAEHIAHLISLENGSAGWFTRAGQPGLTKQANAYLKAAEEFGWEETLVPSDPASPVRSVVRREAVGVVAAVIPWNSPFSSATSKIIPALLAGNSVVLKVSPENSLSMGFLAELLERTGLPEGVVSVLPADRETSEYLISHRDVDKIAFTGSTRAGRRIAAIAGEQLKRVSLELGGKSAAVILPDADIDKAVAGLRFASLLNNGESCIAQTRVLAPRSRYEEVVSALKELVESLRVGDPGDPDTFIGPMIRPDQQERVRAYIRLGIDEGARLVTGGPHIPEGLEKGNYVTPTVFADVDNSMRIAQEEIFGPVLVVIAYDDEDDAVRIANDSEYGLSGGVWSADEEHALAVARRIRTGTVTVNGASVAFDGPFGGFKASGVGREYGAVGLGTYTEYKTITV, encoded by the coding sequence ATGTTCACCTACGACCGGCTCTTCATCGGCGGCTCCTGGGCCGAACCGAGCGACCCGGACCCCCTGGACATCCCCTCGCCGCACGACCGGTCGGTGATCGGCCGTGCCGTGCAGGCGCGGCCGGACGACGTGGACCGCGCGGTGGCCGCGGCGCGCCGGTCGTTCGACGAGGGTGTGTGGCGACTGACCCCGCCCGCGGAGCGGATCGAGGCCCTGCGGCGGTTCAACGCACTGCGCGAGGAGCACGCGGAGCACATCGCCCATCTGATCTCGCTGGAGAACGGCTCGGCGGGGTGGTTCACCCGCGCCGGGCAGCCTGGACTGACGAAGCAGGCGAACGCCTACCTGAAGGCGGCGGAGGAGTTCGGCTGGGAGGAGACGCTCGTGCCCTCCGACCCCGCGTCCCCGGTGCGCAGCGTGGTGCGGCGCGAGGCGGTCGGCGTGGTGGCCGCGGTGATCCCGTGGAACTCCCCGTTCTCCTCGGCCACTTCGAAGATCATCCCGGCCCTGCTCGCCGGCAACTCCGTGGTCCTCAAGGTCTCGCCCGAGAACTCGCTGAGCATGGGTTTCCTGGCCGAACTGCTGGAGCGGACGGGCCTGCCCGAGGGCGTGGTCAGCGTGCTGCCCGCGGACCGGGAGACCAGCGAGTACCTGATCTCGCACCGGGACGTCGACAAGATCGCCTTCACCGGCTCGACGCGGGCCGGCCGCCGGATCGCCGCGATCGCCGGTGAGCAGCTGAAGCGGGTCAGCCTGGAGCTGGGCGGCAAGTCCGCCGCGGTGATCCTCCCCGACGCCGACATCGACAAGGCGGTCGCGGGACTGAGGTTCGCCTCCCTGCTCAACAACGGCGAGTCGTGCATCGCCCAGACCCGGGTCCTGGCCCCGCGCAGCCGGTACGAGGAGGTCGTGAGCGCGCTGAAGGAGCTGGTGGAGTCGCTGCGGGTGGGGGACCCGGGGGACCCCGACACCTTCATCGGGCCGATGATCCGCCCCGACCAGCAGGAGCGGGTGCGGGCCTACATCCGGCTCGGCATCGACGAGGGCGCCCGCCTGGTCACCGGCGGCCCACACATTCCCGAGGGCCTGGAGAAGGGCAACTACGTCACGCCCACCGTCTTCGCCGACGTCGACAACTCCATGCGGATCGCACAGGAGGAGATCTTCGGTCCGGTGCTGGTCGTCATCGCCTACGACGACGAGGACGACGCCGTCCGTATCGCCAACGACTCGGAGTACGGCCTCTCCGGTGGCGTCTGGTCCGCCGACGAGGAGCACGCCCTCGCGGTGGCCCGCCGCATCCGCACCGGCACCGTCACGGTCAACGGGGCGTCGGTCGCCTTCGACGGGCCGTTCGGCGGGTTCAAGGCGAGCGGTGTCGGCCGGGAGTACGGAGCGGTGGGGCTGGGGACCTACACCGAGTACAAGACGATCACGGTGTGA
- a CDS encoding GNAT family protein, translating to MLKGGKVGLRARHEDDIPVLRTELFDDVVNASRAEGGPWRPITPGSKDPRLVVDDKEQGHVPFSVVELEGGTLVGTATLWGIDTHNRTAHIGLGLLPSCRGKGYGTDVVAVLCHYGFVVRGLHRLQIETLADNAAMLRSAERNGFVREGVLRSSAWVMGEFLDEVLLGLLARDWKPAPLTP from the coding sequence ATGCTCAAGGGCGGCAAAGTCGGGCTCAGGGCCCGTCACGAGGACGACATCCCGGTTCTGCGAACCGAGCTCTTCGACGACGTGGTCAACGCGTCGCGCGCGGAGGGCGGGCCGTGGCGGCCGATCACGCCCGGCTCGAAGGACCCGCGGCTCGTGGTGGACGACAAGGAGCAGGGGCACGTTCCGTTCTCCGTGGTGGAGCTGGAGGGCGGGACCCTCGTCGGCACCGCGACGCTGTGGGGCATCGACACCCACAACCGGACCGCGCACATCGGCCTCGGACTGCTGCCGTCCTGCCGCGGCAAGGGCTACGGCACCGACGTGGTCGCCGTCCTGTGCCACTACGGCTTCGTCGTGCGCGGTCTGCACCGGCTCCAGATCGAGACCCTGGCGGACAACGCCGCGATGCTGCGGTCCGCCGAGCGCAACGGATTCGTCCGCGAGGGCGTGCTGCGCTCCTCGGCCTGGGTGATGGGCGAGTTCCTGGACGAGGTCCTGCTCGGCCTCCTCGCCCGCGACTGGAAGCCCGCCCCGCTCACACCGTGA
- a CDS encoding VOC family protein has protein sequence MIRKLQAVALDCADPVRLAEFYAELLGGRVVADAEDPDWVEVHGFEGTPLACQRVDGYRPPRWPSQDHPQQLHLDFDVDDLDGEEKRALALGATVLERTDQLRPEANWRVYADPAGHPFCLCFH, from the coding sequence GTGATTCGAAAGCTGCAGGCGGTCGCGCTGGACTGTGCCGATCCGGTACGGCTCGCCGAGTTCTACGCGGAGCTGCTCGGCGGCCGGGTGGTCGCGGACGCCGAGGATCCCGACTGGGTCGAGGTGCACGGGTTCGAGGGGACACCGCTGGCCTGTCAGCGGGTGGACGGCTACCGGCCGCCGCGATGGCCGAGCCAGGACCACCCGCAACAGCTGCACCTGGACTTCGACGTGGACGATCTCGACGGCGAGGAGAAGCGGGCCCTCGCCCTCGGCGCGACCGTGCTGGAACGCACGGACCAGCTCCGCCCGGAGGCCAACTGGCGGGTCTACGCGGACCCGGCCGGCCACCCGTTCTGCCTCTGCTTCCACTGA
- a CDS encoding CGNR zinc finger domain-containing protein, which translates to MNLDHVFVCGHPALDFAATLRARRSARFEMFVSPERLNAWYLESGLVDAITPGEEDDVRAATTVREAVYQLVTDRRLGEEFDRQALAVLNAAARKAPATPQLTLAGRHTDATPEQALATVARQAVELLSGPDVPLLKECGNPECTRVYIDRSRGMRRQWCGMESCGNKIKAAAYRARKKDTSAAAAH; encoded by the coding sequence GTGAACCTTGACCACGTCTTCGTCTGCGGACATCCGGCCCTCGACTTCGCAGCCACCCTCCGGGCCCGGCGTTCGGCCCGCTTCGAGATGTTCGTGTCACCGGAGCGGCTCAACGCCTGGTACCTGGAGTCCGGCCTGGTGGACGCGATCACTCCCGGCGAGGAGGACGACGTCCGGGCGGCGACGACGGTGCGCGAGGCCGTCTACCAGCTGGTCACCGACCGCCGGCTCGGCGAGGAGTTCGACCGGCAGGCGCTCGCCGTGCTCAACGCCGCGGCACGCAAGGCGCCCGCGACGCCACAGCTCACCCTGGCGGGCCGGCACACCGACGCGACCCCCGAACAGGCCCTCGCGACCGTCGCCCGGCAGGCCGTGGAGCTGCTGAGCGGGCCGGACGTCCCCCTCCTGAAGGAGTGCGGCAACCCGGAGTGCACCCGCGTCTACATCGACCGCTCACGCGGGATGCGACGGCAGTGGTGCGGCATGGAGTCGTGCGGCAACAAGATCAAGGCGGCGGCGTACCGGGCACGCAAGAAGGACACGTCCGCCGCGGCCGCGCACTGA
- a CDS encoding NADPH:quinone oxidoreductase family protein — translation MQAWQVHENGEPSEVMRLEDVARPVPGDGQVLLKVRAGNINFPDVLMCRGHYQVRPPLPFTPGVEICGETEDGRRVIANPALPHGGFAEYAVADAAALLPAPDSLDDAEAAALHIGYQTGWFGLHRRARLEAGETLLVHAAAGGVGSAAVQLGKAAGATVIGVVGGADKAAVARELGCDVVVDRRSEDVVAAVKEATGGRGADVIYDPVGGEAYTQSTKVVAFEGRIVVVGFAGGTIPSPALNHALVKNYAILGLHWGLYNTKNPKLVQHCHEQLTELAARGAIKPLISERVPLAGAADAVQRLGDGVTTGRIAVVPTGDQA, via the coding sequence ATGCAGGCATGGCAAGTGCACGAGAACGGCGAGCCGAGCGAGGTGATGCGCCTCGAGGACGTGGCCCGTCCCGTGCCCGGCGACGGCCAGGTCCTGCTGAAGGTGCGCGCCGGGAACATCAACTTCCCCGACGTCCTGATGTGCCGCGGCCACTACCAGGTCCGTCCGCCACTGCCCTTCACGCCGGGCGTGGAGATCTGCGGCGAGACCGAGGACGGACGGCGCGTGATCGCCAACCCCGCGTTGCCGCACGGCGGTTTCGCCGAGTACGCGGTCGCGGACGCCGCCGCGCTGCTGCCCGCGCCGGACTCGCTGGACGACGCCGAGGCCGCGGCCCTGCACATCGGCTACCAGACGGGCTGGTTCGGTCTGCACCGCCGGGCCCGCCTGGAGGCCGGGGAGACCCTGCTCGTCCACGCTGCCGCCGGAGGGGTCGGCAGCGCGGCCGTACAGCTCGGGAAGGCGGCCGGGGCCACCGTCATCGGAGTCGTCGGCGGCGCCGACAAGGCCGCCGTGGCCCGGGAGCTGGGCTGTGACGTGGTGGTGGACCGGCGGAGCGAGGACGTCGTCGCCGCCGTGAAGGAGGCCACCGGGGGCCGGGGCGCGGATGTGATCTACGACCCCGTGGGCGGCGAGGCCTACACGCAGTCGACCAAGGTCGTCGCCTTCGAGGGACGCATCGTGGTCGTCGGCTTCGCCGGCGGGACCATTCCGAGCCCCGCCCTCAACCACGCCCTGGTGAAGAACTACGCCATCCTGGGCCTGCACTGGGGCCTGTACAACACCAAGAACCCCAAGCTGGTCCAGCACTGCCACGAACAGCTCACCGAACTGGCCGCCCGCGGCGCGATCAAGCCGCTGATCAGCGAGCGCGTGCCGCTCGCCGGTGCCGCCGACGCCGTGCAGCGCCTCGGTGACGGGGTCACCACCGGCCGGATCGCCGTCGTACCCACGGGAGACCAGGCATGA
- a CDS encoding acyl-CoA dehydrogenase family protein produces MTDAAELQRRTAELLAAHPPASTDRFDFLKARFDAGLAWVHYPEGLGGLNAPRSLQAVVDAELEAAGAPDNDPRRNGIGLGMAAPTILKYGTEEQKQRYLRPLWVGEEVWCQLFSEPGAGSDLAALGTRAVREGDDWVVNGQKVWTSGAHNSRWAILIARTDPDVPKHAGITYFICDMTDPGVDVRPLRQITGEAEFNEVFLTDVRIPDSRRLGAIGDGWRVAQTTLNNERVAIGGMRLPREGGMIGPVSKTWRERPELRTQDLHQRLLKLWVDSEVARLTAERLRQQLVAGQPGPEGAGMKLAFARLNQEISGLEVELRGEEGLLYDDWTMRRPELVDFTGRDAGYRYLRSKGNSIEGGTSEVLLNIVAERVLGLPAEPRTDKDVAWKDLAR; encoded by the coding sequence ATGACCGACGCCGCCGAACTCCAGCGCCGTACAGCCGAGTTGCTGGCCGCTCACCCGCCCGCGAGCACGGACCGGTTCGACTTCCTCAAGGCCCGCTTCGACGCCGGGCTCGCCTGGGTGCACTACCCGGAGGGGCTCGGCGGGCTGAACGCGCCCCGCTCCCTCCAGGCCGTCGTGGACGCCGAACTGGAGGCCGCGGGCGCCCCCGACAACGACCCGCGGCGCAACGGCATCGGCCTCGGCATGGCCGCGCCGACCATCCTCAAGTACGGCACCGAGGAGCAGAAGCAGCGCTATCTGCGGCCCCTGTGGGTGGGGGAGGAGGTCTGGTGCCAGCTCTTCAGCGAGCCCGGCGCCGGATCCGACCTCGCGGCCCTCGGCACACGGGCGGTACGCGAGGGCGACGACTGGGTCGTCAACGGGCAGAAGGTGTGGACCTCCGGCGCCCACAACTCCCGCTGGGCCATCCTCATCGCCCGCACCGACCCGGACGTGCCCAAGCACGCGGGCATCACCTACTTCATCTGCGACATGACCGACCCGGGCGTCGACGTGCGCCCGCTCCGGCAGATCACCGGCGAGGCCGAGTTCAACGAGGTCTTCCTCACCGACGTCCGCATCCCCGACTCCCGCCGCCTCGGCGCGATCGGCGACGGCTGGCGGGTCGCCCAGACCACCCTCAACAACGAGCGCGTCGCCATCGGCGGCATGCGCCTGCCGCGCGAGGGCGGCATGATCGGCCCGGTCTCGAAGACCTGGCGCGAACGCCCCGAACTGCGCACCCAGGACCTGCACCAGCGCCTGCTGAAGCTCTGGGTGGACTCCGAGGTCGCCCGCCTCACCGCCGAGCGCCTGCGCCAGCAGCTCGTCGCCGGACAGCCGGGCCCCGAGGGCGCCGGCATGAAGCTCGCCTTCGCCCGCCTCAACCAGGAGATCAGCGGCCTGGAGGTCGAACTCCGGGGCGAGGAGGGCCTGTTGTACGACGACTGGACCATGCGCCGGCCCGAGCTGGTGGACTTCACCGGCCGCGACGCCGGCTACCGCTACCTCCGCTCCAAGGGCAACAGCATCGAGGGCGGGACCAGCGAGGTCCTGCTGAACATCGTCGCCGAGCGCGTCCTGGGCCTGCCCGCGGAGCCGCGCACCGACAAGGACGTCGCCTGGAAGGACCTCGCCCGATGA
- a CDS encoding acyl-CoA dehydrogenase family protein, whose product MTDLLYSEEEEALRAAVRDLLADHCDAPGVIARTESDTPHDLAAWKALTDGMGLAGLLVPEDKGGQGATHREVAVVLEELGRAVAPVPYLTSAVVATEALLACDADDLLAELGTGRKIGALAVALNIAPGGAYKVVRHENGALHGELTAIADAQAADVLLVPADDGGLYAVDASAATVTPQISFDLTRPLATVMLDGAQGRLLGDAEAAVHRALRAGAGLLASEQFGLAEWTLTETVRYLKERKQFNRPVGGFQALKHRLAQLWLEVVNLRAAARNAADALATGEDADVAVAVAQAYAASVAVHAAEEALQLHAGIGMTWEHPVHLYLKRAKSDSIAYGTAGVHRARLAELVDLQAP is encoded by the coding sequence ATGACCGATCTTCTGTACTCCGAGGAGGAAGAGGCCCTCCGGGCCGCCGTGCGCGACCTGCTCGCCGACCACTGCGACGCGCCCGGTGTCATCGCCCGCACCGAGTCGGACACCCCGCACGACCTCGCGGCCTGGAAGGCGCTCACCGACGGCATGGGCCTCGCCGGGCTGCTGGTCCCGGAGGACAAGGGCGGCCAGGGCGCCACGCACCGCGAAGTCGCCGTCGTCCTGGAGGAGTTGGGTCGCGCGGTCGCCCCCGTGCCCTACCTCACCAGCGCGGTCGTCGCCACCGAGGCCCTGCTCGCCTGCGACGCCGACGACCTCCTCGCCGAGCTCGGGACAGGACGGAAGATCGGCGCCCTCGCCGTCGCCCTGAACATCGCGCCGGGCGGCGCCTACAAGGTCGTACGCCATGAGAACGGTGCCCTGCACGGGGAGTTGACGGCGATCGCGGACGCCCAGGCGGCCGACGTGCTGCTGGTGCCCGCGGACGACGGCGGGCTGTACGCGGTGGACGCCTCCGCCGCGACCGTCACCCCGCAGATCTCCTTCGACCTGACCCGGCCGCTCGCGACCGTCATGCTCGACGGAGCGCAGGGCCGCCTGCTCGGTGACGCCGAGGCCGCCGTGCACCGGGCCCTCCGGGCCGGGGCCGGGCTGCTCGCCTCCGAGCAGTTCGGCCTGGCCGAATGGACGTTGACCGAGACCGTGCGCTACCTCAAGGAGCGCAAGCAGTTCAACCGGCCCGTCGGCGGCTTCCAGGCGCTCAAGCACCGGCTCGCCCAGCTGTGGCTGGAGGTCGTCAACCTCCGTGCCGCCGCCCGCAACGCGGCCGACGCGCTCGCCACCGGCGAGGACGCCGACGTGGCGGTCGCCGTGGCCCAGGCCTACGCGGCGTCCGTCGCCGTGCACGCCGCCGAGGAGGCGCTCCAACTCCACGCCGGGATCGGCATGACGTGGGAGCACCCCGTGCACCTGTATCTGAAGCGGGCCAAGTCCGACTCGATCGCGTACGGCACGGCGGGCGTGCACCGCGCCCGGTTGGCCGAACTCGTCGACCTCCAGGCGCCCTGA
- a CDS encoding phosphatidylinositol-specific phospholipase C/glycerophosphodiester phosphodiesterase family protein, with amino-acid sequence MARITRRRALTTFGVTAAAVLAPPAGSAWAADRKHRPRPLWRAHAHNDYEHPRPLLDALAHRFGSVEADIFLVGDQLLIGHTVDALDPTRTLESLYLDPLARIVKAHHGSVYRGHRRPLQLLIDIKTEGSSTYLELDRHLRRYKHLFTTYVHGKVVPGAVTAVISGDRAARVPMAAQTVRRAFYDGRLTDLGTSAPASFIPLISDNWTLNFTWLGVGAFPEAERLKLRSIVRQAHARGQRVRFWATPDLPGPARDALWPELLAAGVDYFNTDDLAGLEAFLDAHR; translated from the coding sequence ATGGCCCGCATCACCCGTCGCAGAGCCCTCACCACCTTCGGCGTCACGGCCGCCGCGGTGCTCGCCCCGCCCGCCGGCAGCGCGTGGGCGGCCGACCGCAAGCACCGCCCGCGTCCGCTGTGGCGCGCCCACGCCCACAACGACTACGAGCATCCACGCCCCCTCCTCGACGCCCTCGCCCACCGCTTCGGCAGCGTCGAGGCCGACATCTTCCTCGTCGGCGACCAACTCCTCATCGGCCACACCGTGGACGCCCTGGACCCGACGCGCACCCTCGAATCCCTCTACCTCGACCCGCTGGCCAGGATCGTGAAGGCCCACCACGGTTCCGTGTACCGGGGACACCGCCGGCCCCTCCAGCTGCTCATCGACATCAAGACCGAGGGCTCCTCGACCTACCTCGAACTCGACCGCCATCTCCGGCGGTACAAGCACCTGTTCACCACGTACGTCCACGGCAAGGTCGTGCCCGGCGCGGTCACCGCCGTGATCTCCGGCGACCGCGCCGCCCGGGTGCCGATGGCGGCCCAGACCGTCCGGCGGGCCTTCTACGACGGCCGGCTCACCGACCTCGGCACCTCGGCGCCCGCCTCCTTCATCCCGCTGATCAGCGACAACTGGACGCTCAACTTCACCTGGCTCGGCGTGGGCGCCTTCCCCGAGGCTGAGCGGCTGAAGCTGCGCAGCATCGTCCGGCAGGCCCACGCGCGCGGACAGCGGGTCCGCTTCTGGGCCACCCCTGACCTGCCGGGCCCGGCCCGGGACGCGCTGTGGCCCGAACTCCTCGCCGCCGGCGTCGACTACTTCAACACCGACGACCTGGCAGGCCTGGAGGCCTTCCTGGACGCCCACCGCTAG
- a CDS encoding phosphodiester glycosidase family protein — MTHRQGRFGAGRSVLTLLAALGTLAGTALVGAAPAGAAPEWTRLATGVRYGQFDLSAAAGPAHAHVLRVDLRDPRVRVGLLYPGAVAARATVSRQATAQGALAGVNGDFFNITETQHPGVEATGASVGPAIAQGRMLKGAVPDGQRFGPVLPPGTGTEDVFGVGTDRRARLDDLILDGSVRTPEGRLPLGGLNQYALPVGSVGAFTADWGSVSRVRATCGTDTDRAAPCSTDTYEVTVRAGRVVAAADTPGSGPIASDTTVLVGREAGAQHLRKLAVGSAVTVKHRLVAASSHIPYRFALGGYPLLEDGRPLPGLDDTTSAVRTAVGIADGGRRLYLLALDGAPAYRSGLTIAEVAATMRTLGSVDAFSLDGGGSTTMAARMPGTGSVAALNHPSGGAERPVPNGIGVFSTS; from the coding sequence GTGACGCACCGTCAAGGACGTTTCGGCGCAGGCAGATCGGTACTGACGCTTCTCGCGGCACTCGGCACGCTGGCCGGCACGGCCCTGGTGGGTGCGGCACCGGCCGGCGCCGCACCGGAGTGGACACGGCTCGCGACGGGCGTGCGGTACGGGCAGTTCGACCTCTCAGCGGCCGCGGGGCCCGCGCACGCCCATGTACTGCGCGTGGACCTGCGCGATCCGCGGGTGCGGGTGGGGCTGCTGTATCCGGGGGCGGTGGCCGCGCGGGCCACGGTGTCCCGGCAGGCGACCGCTCAGGGTGCCCTCGCGGGGGTCAACGGCGACTTCTTCAACATCACCGAGACCCAGCACCCGGGCGTGGAGGCGACCGGCGCGAGTGTGGGACCGGCGATCGCGCAGGGGCGGATGCTCAAGGGGGCGGTGCCGGACGGCCAGCGTTTCGGACCCGTGCTGCCGCCCGGCACCGGCACCGAGGACGTGTTCGGGGTGGGCACCGACCGCCGGGCCCGCCTGGACGACCTGATCCTCGACGGATCGGTCCGCACACCCGAGGGGCGGTTGCCGCTCGGCGGGCTCAACCAGTACGCGCTGCCCGTCGGTTCGGTGGGCGCCTTCACCGCGGACTGGGGCAGCGTGTCCAGGGTGCGGGCGACCTGCGGGACGGACACGGACCGGGCGGCCCCGTGCAGCACCGACACCTACGAGGTGACGGTCCGTGCCGGACGGGTCGTGGCCGCCGCCGACACCCCGGGCAGCGGACCGATCGCCTCGGACACCACGGTGCTCGTGGGCCGGGAGGCGGGCGCGCAGCACCTGCGCAAGCTCGCGGTCGGCTCCGCGGTGACGGTGAAGCACCGCCTGGTCGCCGCCTCGTCGCACATCCCCTACCGCTTCGCGCTCGGCGGGTATCCCCTGCTGGAGGACGGCCGTCCGCTGCCCGGCCTCGACGACACGACGTCCGCCGTGCGCACGGCCGTGGGGATCGCGGACGGCGGTCGGAGGCTGTATCTCCTCGCGCTGGACGGGGCGCCCGCCTATCGCAGCGGGCTGACGATCGCCGAAGTCGCGGCCACGATGCGGACGTTGGGCTCGGTCGACGCCTTCAGCCTGGACGGCGGCGGTTCGACGACCATGGCGGCGAGGATGCCGGGCACGGGTTCCGTCGCCGCTCTCAACCACCCTTCGGGCGGCGCCGAACGCCCCGTCCCGAACGGCATCGGGGTGTTCTCAACAAGCTGA
- a CDS encoding DUF779 domain-containing protein, giving the protein MYDEVPRVELTAAAAGLLRRLHEAHGPLMFHQSGGCCDGSAPMCYPEGEFRTGGSDVLLAELDVAGVETPVTFWMSRSQYEVWAHTRLIVDVVEGRGSGFSLEAPEGVRFLIRSRVVGAE; this is encoded by the coding sequence ATGTACGACGAGGTGCCGCGTGTCGAGCTGACGGCCGCGGCCGCCGGGCTGTTGCGTCGGCTGCACGAGGCGCACGGGCCGCTGATGTTCCATCAGTCCGGCGGCTGCTGTGACGGCAGCGCGCCGATGTGCTACCCGGAGGGCGAGTTCCGTACCGGCGGCTCGGACGTGCTGCTCGCCGAGTTGGACGTGGCCGGGGTCGAAACGCCCGTGACGTTCTGGATGTCGAGGAGTCAGTACGAGGTGTGGGCGCACACCCGGCTGATTGTCGACGTGGTCGAGGGCCGGGGCAGCGGATTCTCCCTGGAAGCACCCGAGGGGGTGCGTTTCCTCATCCGTTCGCGTGTGGTCGGTGCCGAGTAG